In Candidatus Methylomirabilota bacterium, the following proteins share a genomic window:
- a CDS encoding ester cyclase gives MSTEDNKQLVRRLYAEGFKFSAMDEFFSPNFVYHDPPPIPGLQPGLEAIKQTFRTFASAAPEGNPVIHELIAEGDFVVVRMTAAGLHTGELFGVPPTGKRLEMTGIVIYRFENGKIVERWAQHDFLGLMHQLGLIGSSGHESSPRPDQQKFSAAA, from the coding sequence ATGTCGACAGAAGACAACAAGCAACTGGTGCGTCGCCTCTATGCCGAGGGGTTCAAATTCTCGGCGATGGATGAGTTTTTCTCTCCGAACTTTGTGTATCACGATCCGCCGCCGATCCCCGGGCTTCAGCCGGGACTCGAGGCGATCAAGCAGACATTCAGGACCTTTGCGTCTGCGGCGCCGGAGGGTAACCCCGTCATCCACGAACTGATCGCCGAGGGGGACTTTGTAGTGGTCCGGATGACCGCGGCGGGACTGCATACCGGCGAGCTTTTTGGAGTCCCACCGACCGGAAAGCGGTTGGAGATGACCGGTATCGTGATCTACCGATTCGAGAATGGTAAGATTGTAGAGCGATGGGCACAGCATGACTTTCTTGGACTCATGCACCAGCTAGGCTTGATAGGTTCGAGTGGGCACGAGTCTTCACCCCGGCCTGACCAGCAGAAGTTCAGCGCGGCTGCGTAG
- a CDS encoding ABC transporter ATP-binding protein gives MTDVGGLAIPWLTKDALDTYLAGPERTAVLWKYPALIVLAAGVQVVFRYYWRTHLFGFSRHIEWDFRNAIVAHLQRLPLSYFTHTKTGDLMSRLTNDMVSFREMLGMGVMAVIDAAFVIVTSLALMVVIDPWLTLWSLLPLPSITILVLLIGNRIFDRYRDVQRHLSTLSTFVQENLAGIRVVQAYVQEENQQRHFDGLSREYQDKNLDLVKRWGYVSPVMTVLSGLAATIVLWLGGRQVAMGTMSLGELVGFYGYLGMLTWPMLAVGYVINLYQRGSAALARLLEILDTPVAAGYQTPGTAVVTTVRGEIEFRNLSFRYGPEAPCTLQDITLRIPAGTWCGVVGETGAGKSTLVSLLPRLYESPPGTIFIDGIELREFPLQTLKQAIGYVSQDIFLFSETIRDNILFGNGGATSEDLETAADLAQLTSSIQQFTQQFDTVLGERGVRLSGGQKQRTALARAIIKNPPILILDDAFSSVDVETEERILEQLKGFMRGRTAVLISHRISTVMEADQIVYLKDGRIVERGSHEELLTLRGHYYRLYRRQLLTRELDAMGDNGGGML, from the coding sequence GTGACCGATGTGGGCGGGCTGGCCATCCCGTGGCTGACCAAGGATGCCCTGGATACCTATCTGGCCGGTCCGGAACGGACGGCGGTGCTCTGGAAGTATCCCGCCCTGATCGTGCTGGCCGCCGGCGTGCAGGTCGTGTTTCGCTACTACTGGCGGACTCATCTGTTCGGGTTCTCGCGGCACATCGAGTGGGATTTCAGAAACGCGATCGTCGCCCACCTGCAACGCCTGCCGCTCAGCTACTTCACCCACACCAAGACGGGCGACCTGATGTCACGGCTGACCAACGACATGGTCTCCTTCCGCGAGATGTTGGGGATGGGGGTCATGGCTGTTATCGACGCCGCCTTCGTGATTGTTACCAGCCTGGCGCTGATGGTGGTGATCGATCCGTGGCTGACGCTGTGGAGCCTGCTGCCGCTGCCCAGCATTACGATTCTCGTGCTGCTCATCGGCAACCGCATCTTCGACCGGTATCGAGACGTCCAGCGGCACCTCAGCACCCTCAGCACGTTTGTTCAGGAGAACCTGGCCGGTATCCGGGTGGTCCAGGCCTATGTACAGGAGGAAAACCAGCAGCGGCATTTCGACGGGTTAAGCCGGGAGTATCAGGATAAGAACCTCGATCTGGTCAAACGCTGGGGGTATGTGTCGCCGGTGATGACCGTCCTGTCCGGCCTGGCCGCGACGATCGTCTTATGGCTTGGGGGGCGACAGGTCGCTATGGGTACGATGTCACTCGGGGAACTGGTCGGCTTCTACGGCTATCTCGGCATGCTCACCTGGCCTATGCTGGCGGTCGGCTACGTGATCAATCTCTATCAGCGCGGCTCGGCGGCGCTGGCCCGCCTCCTGGAGATCCTGGATACGCCGGTGGCGGCAGGGTACCAGACGCCGGGGACCGCCGTAGTCACGACGGTGCGCGGCGAGATCGAGTTCCGCAACCTCTCCTTTCGCTATGGCCCCGAGGCGCCGTGTACGCTGCAAGACATTACACTGCGAATCCCGGCCGGCACCTGGTGCGGGGTCGTGGGGGAGACCGGCGCCGGTAAGAGTACGCTGGTGAGCCTGTTGCCTCGCCTGTATGAGTCGCCGCCGGGAACCATTTTTATCGACGGGATCGAACTGCGTGAGTTCCCCTTGCAGACCCTGAAGCAGGCCATCGGCTATGTCTCTCAGGATATCTTTCTGTTTTCGGAGACGATTCGGGACAACATCCTGTTCGGCAACGGGGGCGCCACCTCGGAGGATCTGGAGACGGCGGCCGATCTCGCCCAACTGACGTCCAGCATCCAGCAGTTTACGCAGCAGTTCGATACGGTACTCGGTGAGCGGGGGGTCAGGCTGTCCGGTGGACAGAAACAGCGGACCGCCCTGGCGCGCGCCATCATCAAGAATCCGCCCATCCTGATTCTCGACGATGCCTTCTCCAGTGTGGATGTTGAGACCGAGGAGCGGATCCTTGAGCAATTGAAAGGGTTCATGCGCGGCCGGACCGCCGTCCTGATCTCACATCGGATCTCGACCGTGATGGAGGCCGATCAGATCGTTTACCTGAAGGATGGTCGGATTGTCGAACGTGGCAGCCACGAAGAGCTGCTCACCCTGCGCGGCCACTACTACCGTCTGTATCGTCGACAGCTTCTGACCCGGGAGCTGGACGCCATGGGCGACAATGGGGGGGGCATGTTATGA
- a CDS encoding antibiotic biosynthesis monooxygenase — protein sequence MIVVANRVPVTKGYEGAFEKRFDDRLKVVESRPGFIRNEILRPIVGDYYILMTHWESREDFEAWTQSEEFKQVHANMAPKEMCPGPNGFEIHEVILVSEKKP from the coding sequence ATGATTGTCGTCGCGAACAGGGTGCCCGTGACAAAAGGGTATGAAGGCGCGTTTGAGAAGCGGTTCGACGACCGCCTGAAGGTTGTCGAGAGTAGGCCCGGTTTCATCCGCAATGAAATCCTACGGCCTATCGTAGGCGACTATTATATCCTCATGACCCATTGGGAAAGCCGAGAGGACTTCGAGGCCTGGACCCAGAGCGAAGAGTTCAAACAGGTCCATGCCAACATGGCGCCGAAGGAGATGTGCCCCGGTCCCAACGGCTTTGAGATCCACGAGGTCATCCTGGTCTCGGAGAAGAAACCATAA
- a CDS encoding type II toxin-antitoxin system RelE/ParE family toxin, translating into MKILFTPSALAQFLSALADIRRDKPEAALRFRRRVETALKRLVQFPESGRVIPEFPELPQREVVVAPYRFFYRVKGKAVWIVGVWHGAQLPTVPENVEGV; encoded by the coding sequence GTGAAAATCCTCTTCACCCCATCCGCCCTGGCTCAGTTCCTTTCTGCTCTCGCCGATATCCGCCGCGACAAACCTGAGGCCGCATTACGGTTCCGACGACGCGTGGAGACCGCCTTGAAAAGACTGGTCCAATTCCCGGAATCAGGCCGGGTAATTCCCGAGTTCCCCGAACTTCCTCAACGTGAAGTAGTGGTTGCGCCGTACCGCTTTTTCTATCGCGTCAAGGGAAAGGCTGTCTGGATCGTTGGCGTCTGGCATGGCGCACAACTTCCGACTGTTCCCGAGAATGTGGAAGGCGTCTAA
- a CDS encoding antibiotic ABC transporter ATP-binding protein: MREPQGHQEEELLGKAYDVRLIRQLLRYVAPYRWWLIASLVLLFLTTGMQLLGPYITKVAIDTHIAARDLHGLNLAVLAYLITVVVGFLSQYAQSYTMQYTGQRAMHDLRTRLFTHLQRQDLAFFDKNPVGRLMTRVINDIETLNEMFGSGVIALLGDLLTLVGVAAAMFAMDWRLALISFVTFPFMLRATAAYRTRARDNYRDSRRILARMNAYLQESISGMATVQAFGQEARHFKKFQGINTQHRDALLKSIQYNAVFFPSIELFSAISVGLVLWAGGAMILDDRVLPGVVVAFVQYVHRLFTPIRDLAEKYNILQAGMASSERVFKLLDVQESLVEPAVPTHPVRVRGEIEFRDAWLSYTAGEPVLKEISFRVDPGEKVALVGATGAGKTSIISALCRFYDVERGSIRIDGIDVREWDKRTLRRQIGLVLQDVFLFSGDIAHNINLGDPVVSEGRVTEAAQRVHAHGFIERLPGGFHAVVEERGSTLSQGERQLLSFARALAFDRPILILDEATSSVDTATELLIRDALKTLLLGRTALIIAHRLSTIRFVDRIIVLHKGRIREEGTHQELLAHGGIYSRLYEMQYQPLA; this comes from the coding sequence ATGAGGGAGCCGCAGGGCCACCAGGAAGAGGAACTGCTGGGAAAGGCCTACGATGTCCGGCTGATACGGCAGTTGCTCAGGTATGTCGCGCCGTATCGGTGGTGGCTTATAGCCTCCCTGGTGCTGCTGTTCCTGACGACGGGGATGCAACTGCTCGGGCCGTATATCACCAAGGTCGCCATCGATACCCATATCGCGGCCCGCGATCTGCACGGTCTCAATCTCGCGGTGCTGGCCTATCTGATCACGGTCGTCGTCGGCTTTCTGTCCCAATACGCCCAGAGCTATACGATGCAGTATACCGGCCAGCGGGCCATGCACGATCTGAGAACTCGTCTCTTCACCCACCTGCAACGGCAGGATCTCGCCTTCTTCGACAAGAATCCGGTCGGCCGGCTGATGACCAGGGTCATCAACGATATAGAGACCCTGAACGAGATGTTCGGATCGGGGGTGATTGCGCTGCTTGGCGACCTGTTGACGCTGGTGGGCGTGGCGGCAGCGATGTTCGCGATGGATTGGCGCCTGGCGTTGATCTCGTTCGTCACGTTTCCGTTCATGCTGCGGGCGACAGCCGCCTATCGCACGCGGGCGCGCGACAACTATCGCGACAGTCGGCGGATTCTGGCCCGGATGAATGCCTACCTGCAGGAAAGCATCTCCGGAATGGCGACGGTCCAGGCCTTCGGCCAAGAGGCGCGTCACTTCAAGAAGTTCCAAGGGATTAACACCCAGCATCGGGACGCGCTGCTGAAGAGCATCCAGTACAACGCGGTCTTCTTTCCGTCGATCGAGCTGTTCAGCGCCATCTCGGTGGGTCTGGTACTGTGGGCGGGCGGCGCCATGATCCTCGACGATCGGGTCCTTCCCGGTGTCGTCGTCGCCTTTGTTCAGTATGTCCACCGCCTGTTTACGCCGATCCGGGATCTGGCGGAGAAGTACAACATCCTGCAGGCCGGGATGGCCTCCAGCGAACGGGTGTTCAAGCTGCTTGATGTGCAGGAATCGCTGGTGGAACCTGCCGTGCCCACCCATCCCGTTCGCGTGCGCGGCGAGATCGAGTTCAGGGATGCCTGGCTTTCCTATACGGCCGGCGAGCCGGTCCTCAAGGAGATCTCGTTTCGGGTGGACCCCGGTGAAAAGGTCGCGCTGGTGGGCGCAACGGGCGCCGGCAAGACCTCGATCATCTCGGCCCTCTGTCGCTTCTACGATGTCGAGCGCGGCAGCATCCGGATCGATGGGATTGATGTGCGGGAATGGGACAAGCGGACGTTACGTCGGCAGATCGGGCTGGTGCTGCAAGACGTTTTTCTCTTTTCCGGCGATATCGCCCACAATATCAACCTTGGCGATCCTGTTGTCTCCGAAGGGCGGGTTACCGAGGCGGCACAGCGCGTTCACGCCCACGGTTTCATCGAACGGTTGCCTGGGGGCTTCCACGCCGTTGTGGAGGAGCGCGGCTCGACGCTGTCTCAAGGCGAACGCCAGCTCCTCTCCTTTGCCAGGGCCCTGGCATTCGATCGACCGATCCTGATCCTGGATGAGGCGACCAGTTCGGTGGACACGGCGACAGAGCTGTTGATTCGGGACGCTCTGAAAACGCTGCTGCTCGGCCGGACCGCCCTGATTATCGCGCACCGGCTCTCGACCATCCGGTTTGTTGATCGGATCATCGTCCTGCACAAGGGGCGGATTCGGGAGGAGGGAACCCACCAGGAACTCCTGGCCCATGGTGGGATCTATAGCCGGCTCTACGAGATGCAGTACCAGCCGCTGGCCTAG
- a CDS encoding ATP-binding protein encodes MRPDWSGGVGGKGASDVRRDAVLTGRPRVLVAWSSGKDSAWALQVLRQAGEVAVVGLLTTFNEAFDRVAMHAVRRELVEAQARAAGLPLIDVSLPWPCSNTAYEEAMGRALAEVRASLNITHVAFGDLFLEDVRQYRESRMQGTGITPLFPLWGIPTTALARTMIASGLKARITCVDPNKLSPSYAGCLFDGNLLDELSDGVDPCGERGEFHTFACAGPMFAHPIPVSIGEVVTRDGFVFADLLPGTDGDGTSGR; translated from the coding sequence ATGCGGCCAGATTGGTCTGGAGGGGTTGGTGGAAAAGGGGCGTCAGACGTCAGGCGGGACGCTGTGTTGACGGGCCGTCCGCGGGTGCTGGTCGCCTGGAGCAGCGGGAAGGACTCGGCCTGGGCACTTCAGGTCTTACGGCAGGCGGGTGAGGTGGCGGTCGTCGGCCTGCTCACCACCTTTAATGAGGCGTTCGACCGCGTGGCCATGCACGCCGTCCGGCGCGAGCTGGTCGAGGCGCAGGCGAGGGCTGCGGGCCTGCCGCTCATCGATGTATCGCTCCCATGGCCCTGCTCGAATACGGCCTACGAGGAGGCGATGGGCCGGGCTTTGGCCGAGGTCCGTGCAAGCCTTAACATTACGCATGTCGCCTTCGGCGACCTGTTCCTCGAGGATGTCCGGCAATATCGTGAGAGTCGGATGCAGGGTACCGGGATCACACCACTGTTTCCGCTGTGGGGGATACCGACGACTGCGCTCGCCCGCACCATGATTGCGTCAGGCCTCAAGGCCAGAATCACGTGCGTCGATCCGAACAAGCTGTCCCCCTCGTATGCGGGATGCCTGTTCGACGGCAATCTGTTGGATGAATTGTCCGACGGAGTCGATCCCTGCGGCGAACGGGGGGAGTTTCACACCTTTGCCTGCGCGGGGCCGATGTTTGCCCATCCGATCCCGGTGAGTATTGGGGAGGTTGTCACCCGCGACGGCTTCGTCTTCGCCGACCTGTTGCCAGGAACCGACGGCGACGGGACGAGCGGACGATAG
- a CDS encoding thiamine pyrophosphate-binding protein has translation MELCRYLFGRFREAGVRHVFGLPGDFFLPFFRALEEEPGIEPVILTHEPSVGYAADAYARVQGLGVAAVTWGAGALNMVNATAQAYAERSPVLVLSGAPEIAHRDPDALLHHRVKTFDSQLRVYREVTGATAALDDPAHAIAEVDRVIDSVLRTKRPGYIEIPRDMIRADVPVPVRREPEVRPRDERAANEALAEVIARLRVAELPAIYAGAEIRRFRLHDKLVALAEKYGLPVATSLDGKAVFPERHPLFAGNYLGEIGSPRARKVLETADCVLMLGALMTDVNTGMYTARFDRRKVISAVHEGVTVSYHRFSDVSLEELMDALLALPEPPKRMESIPPPMTPQPATSETLTPDAIIAVLNRVAAGRPVLYAADVGDALFASVELETDMFLGPGYYSSMGFAVPAAIGAGLAEPGRRPVALVGDGAFLMTGLDLVTCVRLGLHAVVILFNNRSHGMLAAMDGPARSYELPAPDYVQLAESLGARAFRVRTSEELDRALTEAFEDVGATILIETIIPTGTYSAPMQRLGVVVHRSRGR, from the coding sequence ATGGAGCTGTGTCGGTATCTGTTCGGACGATTTAGGGAAGCCGGGGTGCGGCATGTCTTCGGGCTGCCGGGTGATTTTTTCCTGCCGTTCTTCCGAGCCCTGGAAGAGGAGCCGGGGATCGAGCCGGTGATCCTTACCCATGAACCGTCCGTGGGGTACGCGGCGGACGCCTATGCGCGTGTCCAGGGGCTGGGCGTGGCGGCAGTCACCTGGGGCGCCGGCGCCCTCAATATGGTGAACGCTACCGCGCAGGCCTACGCCGAACGATCGCCGGTCCTTGTGCTGTCCGGCGCGCCTGAGATCGCCCATCGCGATCCCGATGCCCTCCTGCATCATCGGGTCAAGACCTTTGACAGCCAGCTTCGGGTCTACCGCGAGGTGACGGGTGCAACGGCGGCCCTCGATGACCCGGCTCATGCCATCGCCGAAGTGGATCGCGTGATCGACAGTGTGCTTCGGACCAAGCGTCCCGGCTATATCGAGATCCCGCGGGACATGATACGGGCGGACGTGCCCGTGCCTGTCAGACGTGAGCCGGAAGTCCGACCAAGAGATGAACGCGCCGCCAATGAGGCGCTGGCCGAGGTGATCGCTCGCCTGCGCGTCGCGGAGTTGCCGGCCATCTATGCGGGCGCTGAGATCCGTCGCTTTCGGCTCCACGACAAACTGGTGGCGCTCGCCGAAAAGTATGGACTGCCGGTGGCCACCTCCCTGGACGGCAAGGCGGTCTTTCCGGAGCGGCATCCTCTCTTTGCGGGGAACTACCTTGGCGAAATCGGGTCGCCCCGGGCCCGCAAGGTGCTGGAGACGGCCGACTGCGTTCTGATGCTTGGCGCCTTGATGACCGATGTGAATACCGGCATGTATACGGCCCGCTTTGATCGGCGTAAGGTCATCTCGGCCGTCCATGAGGGCGTGACCGTGAGCTACCACCGGTTCTCGGATGTCAGCCTGGAGGAGTTGATGGACGCGCTCCTTGCCCTGCCGGAGCCGCCGAAGCGTATGGAGTCGATTCCGCCGCCCATGACGCCTCAGCCCGCCACGTCTGAAACGCTCACGCCGGATGCTATTATTGCCGTACTCAATCGGGTCGCGGCCGGCCGACCGGTCCTGTACGCCGCCGATGTGGGCGATGCGCTCTTTGCCAGCGTGGAGTTGGAGACGGATATGTTTCTGGGACCGGGCTACTATTCCAGCATGGGCTTCGCAGTACCGGCGGCCATCGGTGCGGGATTGGCCGAACCGGGGCGGCGGCCCGTTGCCTTGGTGGGCGATGGCGCGTTCCTGATGACCGGCCTGGACCTGGTGACATGCGTGCGCCTGGGGCTGCACGCCGTTGTGATCCTCTTTAATAATCGGAGTCATGGGATGCTGGCCGCGATGGATGGACCGGCCCGATCCTACGAGTTGCCGGCTCCCGATTACGTGCAACTGGCCGAGAGTTTGGGGGCCCGCGCCTTCCGTGTCCGCACGTCGGAGGAACTCGATCGGGCTCTGACGGAGGCGTTCGAGGATGTTGGGGCTACCATCCTGATCGAGACGATTATCCCGACCGGGACCTACTCGGCCCCGATGCAGCGCCTGGGCGTCGTCGTTCATCGCTCGAGGGGCAGATAA
- a CDS encoding 3-oxoacyl-ACP reductase, whose amino-acid sequence MTIPSQSSELQGWALILGASSGFGEAACLALADAGMDIVGVHLDRKATMPNVERIVTGIQQKGRGAIFFNVNASDPEKRREVLDQIEKILADRGEPSSVKVILHSLAFGTLKPFLASSPKGAITQAQMDMTLDVMAHSLVYWVQDLVMRQLMIRGGRVYAMTSSGGTRVWSGYGAVSAAKAALESHIRQLAMELAPLGITANTIRAGVTDTPALRKIPGNDEIIRTAQGLNPSGRLTTPEDVAAALVVLSRPETYWITGNVIGVDGGEDIVGFCISPFAAAGTEKSPTA is encoded by the coding sequence ATGACCATACCATCACAGAGTTCGGAACTCCAGGGGTGGGCCCTGATCCTGGGGGCCTCCAGCGGTTTCGGTGAGGCCGCCTGCCTTGCGTTGGCCGACGCAGGGATGGACATCGTCGGCGTACATCTGGACCGCAAGGCCACCATGCCGAATGTCGAACGGATCGTCACCGGGATTCAACAGAAGGGGCGGGGGGCGATCTTCTTCAACGTCAATGCCTCCGATCCGGAGAAGCGGCGCGAGGTGCTGGATCAGATCGAGAAGATCCTGGCCGATCGCGGCGAGCCCTCCTCGGTGAAGGTCATCCTGCACTCCCTCGCCTTCGGGACCCTGAAGCCGTTCCTCGCGTCGTCGCCGAAGGGCGCCATTACACAGGCGCAGATGGATATGACCCTGGATGTGATGGCGCATAGCCTCGTCTATTGGGTTCAGGATCTGGTGATGCGACAGTTAATGATTCGCGGCGGTCGAGTCTACGCCATGACCAGTTCGGGGGGGACGCGGGTCTGGTCCGGCTATGGGGCTGTATCGGCGGCCAAGGCGGCCCTGGAGTCGCACATCCGGCAGCTCGCGATGGAGTTGGCCCCTCTGGGGATTACGGCGAACACTATCCGAGCCGGGGTCACCGACACGCCAGCGCTTCGGAAGATTCCGGGAAATGATGAGATTATTCGGACGGCGCAGGGACTCAACCCTTCCGGACGCCTCACCACGCCGGAAGATGTTGCGGCGGCGCTCGTCGTCTTGAGCCGCCCGGAGACCTACTGGATAACAGGGAACGTTATCGGGGTGGATGGGGGCGAGGATATTGTGGGATTCTGCATCTCACCTTTTGCGGCGGCAGGCACAGAGAAGTCACCGACCGCCTGA
- the amrS gene encoding AmmeMemoRadiSam system radical SAM enzyme, giving the protein MPATMTLAEVLTQLTKEGELYDRLPNQRVRCYACGHRCLIPEGRQGVCRVRYNKGGVLQVPSGYVGALQIDPVEKKPFFHALPGSLALSFGMLGCDFHCGYCQNWITSQALRDPEAVSPPELVTADGLVGMAERYCAPIVASTYNEPLITSEWAVEIFRAAKARGLKTAYISNGNGTPEVLDYLKPWVDLYKVDLKGFNEANYRKLGGVLENVLDTIKLLVEKRFWVEIVTLVVPGFNDSDKELTQIAEFLASVSVDVPWHVTAFHQDYKMLDHANTTAVTLFRAAGVGKKAGLRYVYAGNLPGRVGHHENTYCPACCALLVRRHGYTILKNALQEGACPTCRTPIPGVWN; this is encoded by the coding sequence ATGCCGGCCACGATGACCCTTGCAGAGGTCTTGACCCAACTGACCAAAGAAGGGGAACTGTACGACAGGCTCCCCAACCAGCGGGTGCGGTGTTATGCCTGCGGTCACCGATGCCTGATCCCGGAGGGACGGCAAGGCGTCTGTCGGGTCCGGTACAACAAGGGGGGTGTCCTGCAGGTTCCCAGCGGCTACGTCGGGGCGTTGCAGATCGACCCGGTCGAGAAGAAGCCGTTCTTCCATGCCCTTCCGGGATCGCTGGCCCTGAGCTTCGGAATGCTCGGATGCGACTTTCATTGCGGTTACTGCCAGAATTGGATCACGTCGCAGGCGTTGCGCGATCCGGAGGCGGTGAGTCCTCCCGAGCTGGTGACGGCTGACGGCCTGGTCGGCATGGCCGAGCGGTACTGTGCGCCGATCGTTGCGAGTACCTACAATGAGCCTTTGATCACCAGCGAGTGGGCCGTCGAGATCTTCCGCGCAGCCAAAGCGCGCGGCCTGAAAACCGCCTACATCAGCAACGGTAACGGCACGCCCGAGGTGCTCGATTATCTGAAGCCCTGGGTGGACCTGTACAAGGTGGATCTGAAGGGGTTCAACGAGGCCAACTACCGAAAGCTGGGTGGGGTGCTGGAAAACGTCCTGGACACGATTAAGCTGCTTGTGGAAAAGCGGTTCTGGGTCGAGATCGTGACGCTCGTTGTGCCGGGATTCAACGATTCCGATAAGGAGCTGACTCAGATCGCCGAGTTTCTGGCGTCCGTCTCCGTCGATGTGCCCTGGCATGTTACGGCCTTTCACCAGGATTACAAGATGTTGGACCACGCCAACACCACAGCCGTCACCCTGTTTCGTGCGGCTGGGGTCGGAAAAAAGGCCGGTCTGCGTTATGTCTATGCCGGCAACCTGCCTGGTCGCGTCGGTCATCACGAAAACACCTACTGTCCCGCCTGTTGCGCCTTGCTGGTCCGGCGGCACGGCTACACTATTCTTAAGAACGCCCTCCAGGAGGGCGCCTGCCCGACCTGTCGGACCCCCATCCCCGGCGTCTGGAATTAG
- a CDS encoding prevent-host-death family protein, translating into MGKVPDIIPITDLRQDAASVLKRVKGAKEPVIITQRGRAAAVMMSTDAYEKAERDRQLLLLLARGDKEIASGKGYDLDSVMAEADRLLAED; encoded by the coding sequence ATGGGCAAAGTGCCGGATATCATTCCGATCACTGACCTGCGGCAGGACGCGGCGAGTGTGCTCAAGCGAGTAAAGGGCGCGAAGGAGCCGGTCATCATTACTCAACGCGGTCGGGCGGCTGCGGTGATGATGAGCACAGACGCCTACGAGAAGGCGGAGCGCGACCGGCAGCTCCTTCTCCTCCTTGCACGCGGGGACAAGGAGATCGCCTCCGGGAAGGGGTACGATCTGGACAGCGTAATGGCGGAGGCCGATCGGCTATTGGCAGAAGATTGA